In the Blautia coccoides genome, TATAGCAGGGACACAGATATTTTTCCCCACTCATATCAAAGCACCAGGGAAGGGGCAGCGTATACCCGTGCTGCCAGCTCCGAATCCAGCATATAAAGGCTCTTGGAATCATGTCCGAAAAGCTCGAATTTGCGGATAAGATCCTCTGCGTTTTTTTCTTCCTCACCCTGTTCTTTTACAAACCAGTCCAGAAACTGCATGGTACGGAAGTCTTTTACGGTGTATGCGGCGTCGTAAATATTGTGAATCAGGCCGGTCACATAATGCTCGTGCTCCAGGCTGGCATGCAGGGGCTGGTCAAAGGCGTCAAATACCTTGTCCGGCTTGTCTATGGATTCCAGTGTAATTTTTTCGCTGTTATTCTGAAGGTACTGGATGAAGAGCACGGCATGATCACGTTCTTCCTGAGCCTGTACATTGTACCAGTTGGCAAAACCGTCAAGTCCCTGCTCTTTATAGTAATTGGCAAAATCCAGATATAGATAGGCGGAGTAGAATTCTTTGTTAATCTGCGTGTTCAGCAGTTCAGATACTTTTTTGTCTAACATAGTAATAACCTCCTTAAATTGGACTATTTTGTGCAGGTATCCTGCAATTTTGATTATAGCACGCTTGGACAGTTTCAACAATGGTAAAATTATGACTTTGCTGCCGCCGGGATTTGTAATATGAGCAGCAGTTAAAATTTATGATCAAAAATTAAAAAGGAATCAATAGTGCCGGGAATGGGTATCTGTTATAATATCTATTGTAAAGAGCGGGAGCTGGCGCCGGCTGTCCGTGTATATAACGGAGGACAATATGATGAAAATAAATGAGATTATCAGAACAAGAAGAAAAGAACTGAAACTCACCCAGGAACAGGCTGCAGAGTATCTGGGGATATCAGCGCCGGCTGTCAACAAATGGGAAAAGGGAGTGAGTTATCCTGATATCACCCTGCTGCCGCCTCTGGCAAGGCTTCTGAAGGTGGATCTGAATACCCTGCTGTCCTTTGAGGAGGAGCTTACGGGTGAGGAGATCAATCATTTCTGCGGAGAAGTTTACGCAGTGCTTAAAGAGAGAGGATATAAAGAAGGGTATGAGCTGGCTATGAAGAAGATCAGCGAGTATCCAAACAGCAGCAAGCTGATCTATAACCTTGCCGGTTTTCTGAAGGGGGCCATGCTCATGTTTCCCGTGGAGGAAAAGGATAAGGCGGCATATGAGGAGGAAATCCTGGGTTTATTTGAAAGGACTGCCATGAACAGTGAGACGGACTGGGAGATAAGAGGCAGTGCCCTTAATATGCTGGTTGCCGATTACATTCAGAAAGAGAACTACAGCAGGGCAGAGGAACTGCTGACGCAGATACCGGATCCGGGAGTGGATAAGAGGCCAATGCTCACACTCCTTTACAGGAGACAGGGGAAAACGGAAGAGGCAGTAAAGCTGGCACAGCAAAAGCTGCTCCAGGCTGCAGGCGATGTGCAGAACTGTCTGATCACACTTATGGAGATCCATAAGGAACAGGGCAGCCGGGAGGATATGGAATACTATGCGGGGAAATGCAGGGATGTAGTGGAACTGCTGGATCTGTGGGAGTACGGCAAGTATATGGCAGATTATGAAACTGCGGCTGCACGAAAAGATGCAGACAGAACGCTGGAAATGCTGGAGAAGGTGCTGGACGCTATGGGAAAACCGTGGAAGCTGGGGGAGAGCAGGCTCTATCACAGCCTGGACGAACAGAAGGGAAACCAGGAGCAGCAGAAGGAATTGTTTAAACGTATGCGCACGGGGTTATTGGAGGATCTGGAAAATCTGGAAGAATTTGATTTTATCAGAGACAGACAGGAGTTTAAAGCGTTGTTGGCAAAGTTCCGGGATGACAATACACTGAAGTAACAAAATACGAGGGCTTGGTGCCTGCATATTGTGAGTAGAGGAAACAGGAGACCGCAGAATAAGCAGTGAAAACAGGAGAGCTTGCAGAAAAAGCGCGTGAAAAATGGGGTATCCTCAGAAATAGCAAAGTGGAAAGGGGAGAAGATATGGATGGAAAAATTTTAGTTGTGGGGGCAGCCATACTGGATGTGCTGGCAGAACCGGTGGATGAGCGTGTTTTTGAGACCGGTTCAAGTCCG is a window encoding:
- a CDS encoding ferritin; translated protein: MLDKKVSELLNTQINKEFYSAYLYLDFANYYKEQGLDGFANWYNVQAQEERDHAVLFIQYLQNNSEKITLESIDKPDKVFDAFDQPLHASLEHEHYVTGLIHNIYDAAYTVKDFRTMQFLDWFVKEQGEEEKNAEDLIRKFELFGHDSKSLYMLDSELAARVYAAPSLVL
- a CDS encoding helix-turn-helix domain-containing protein — its product is MMKINEIIRTRRKELKLTQEQAAEYLGISAPAVNKWEKGVSYPDITLLPPLARLLKVDLNTLLSFEEELTGEEINHFCGEVYAVLKERGYKEGYELAMKKISEYPNSSKLIYNLAGFLKGAMLMFPVEEKDKAAYEEEILGLFERTAMNSETDWEIRGSALNMLVADYIQKENYSRAEELLTQIPDPGVDKRPMLTLLYRRQGKTEEAVKLAQQKLLQAAGDVQNCLITLMEIHKEQGSREDMEYYAGKCRDVVELLDLWEYGKYMADYETAAARKDADRTLEMLEKVLDAMGKPWKLGESRLYHSLDEQKGNQEQQKELFKRMRTGLLEDLENLEEFDFIRDRQEFKALLAKFRDDNTLK